GATGGTTAGATCTTGAAAGGAAGGTGTACTCCAGGAAAGGTGGCtcacatttttgttttcctGTGAACGAAAAATTTTCAAGTGTGTTTAAAGAAAACGAGTGTCCTTTGACAGATTTATCTGAAGGACAGACTGATCACTTTGTTAAACCAGTTATATGAGAAGAATTCTCGTTTACTGAGGTGAACTATTCAAAAGCCTTGGACATTGTAAAGGAATTTGGTACCACTAAGCTGGCAGTTGAAGTCAAGAGAGCTGCCAAATCTCCCTCGAAAGTAATCAATGAAGTTGCGGGCTTGCTGATAAAGGAGAAAGAACTGCCTGCATAACTCTTAGAGAAGCTACCAGCAaggtttgtgtttgtgtttttgctcTTGTGCAAGCATGTAAACACATTTCTTTTTAAACTAAGCCTATTATAGAAGATTTGTTACCTATCACATTTTCAATTAAAACCTATAGATGAGGGATGCACTAATTTGCTGGTTAGTAGATTCAATGACCATGTATGATATTGAATGTATTTGTCTTTTTTAGATTGGAGCGTCTTGGAGATATAGTTGTCCTTCTGGCACCATCATTCAAGGATCCAATACGAGACTCACTAGGGATGGAGCTTTGGCATGTTATTTCCAAATGACTTAACGCTCATCCCCTTGCACGCCAAGTAAGTGATGTACATAAACCCTTAGAAGGTTGAGTTATTTGATTTACTCATGTTCATGAGTGGTTATTTGATCGACTCATTGTTCATGCGACTATCAGTTGTATATGTTCAAGACTTGAATCTATTTCAACGGGGCCAAGTTGCATCAACGGCTACAAGGGACAGTACTTAGGAGATTCTTGTAGGAGATAATGTATGTTCTCCTGGGGAAACCATTCTGAGAAGCTCCGCATGGCCTCCCTGAATTGCAGACATGAGATTGTTGTAGATTTGTTTGCTGATATTGGAAATTTTGTTCTGCCATTTCTTGTCAGGTACATCTCACTCGTGAATAGAATATACAGTCTGTTTCTTGGCCCCCCAGTTGCAAATTTCTTCAAGATTTGTCAAATCTTAAAGTATATAGGACATAGAAATTGTCAGTCTATTGCTGCTGATGTTGTTTTTCCCCCTTCAAGTTGTCTTCATGTATGCTGTTTCTAAGCGATGATGTTGGTTGACCAGGGCCAACGCAAAACTAGTTTATGATTGTGACAAAATGTTCAAGCGAATTCAGTTGGTGATCGATGCATTGTTCTTGAAGGAGATAACCGGATATAAATATCATTCAACTTGTGCATTCACTTTTTGTATTATACTATGCAAGTTAGGCACTTTGTCAAAGACAAGGTTCCGACGTGGTTGCTATAACATGATTGTCTTCTCACAGGGAGTGGCTGATCGGGTCTGTCTCGGTCTCATTCCAACAAGTGAGCGTAGCTGGGTCACCACTGTTAGGGCATTCACTTCAAGATCCACATTTTTGGCCTGCTTGATAATATCCgagttttgttttgaatttttctatTTGTTTCTGAAGATTGAACTATATAAAATTTTGTCAATGAAAAATTGAATTGCATTTGTATTTCATTGTATTTAAACTTCATCCGATACAGAATTTTGAACATTCGGATAACAGAATTGCGTGATCATCCGGCCAAAAAGACACTCTCACCGCTTGCTTTTGGTCTTCTCATCCCATGAATACTGTCTTCAACTGGACAGCCGCGTGGTCATTCCGTAAAATTTATAGGACCGAATGACATGATCGCATGATTGTCTGGCTCAAGACATAAAACAGTACGACTGTTTAATAGCGTCTTAAGCCGGGTGGCCATCACAATGTCATGCGGTTCCCTCTTCTAGTTTCTAAATACAGATTGGACATAAAATTGGAAATCCAGCTGATTTGTGTATTAAGGAAGCTCACCTATAATTGTCAAATTGTCAACGTAGGGCAACATTTTGTAGGACTTGAAACAGTcaataaaaatatgttttggaATGAGGAAATTCAGCAATGggatttaattaaaaaaaaaaaaaagatgatgcATTCTATGATCTAGATATGTTGCTTGGAGATTCCATTTAATCTGCGGTCATATAGCACGCATGTTGCCATCTGCGActgattttaacattttttacgTCAAAGATAGAGTGTCCAATTATAAGCATTATACTCCCGCATACAAGAAATGAGTACATTTCCAACATATTAAGAAAACGGTCTAATAGatcaagtgttataatataattagttaaaaaaaaaaaattatgtgcaaccaattgtattattgcATTTAGTGTACTAGACCGTGTTCATGACATATTGAAAAACTCTCACTCAACGTGACTTGATTTGTGGATTTCGTACACGATTCATTTCTATATGATATGAAATAGAGAAATACTAAGTAGATTTTTTCAAATATGACTTTTTGCTGCTTCATGTTTTTAACACAATgctttataatgttggcacatAAATCGTGCCAAAAATATGAAACAGTAAAAAATCCGAGAGTcctatttttgaaaaattttcttaacatttttctaTAAAATATACAGATGAGAcggataatattttttttccgtCTGCGGGGAATCTGATAATCAATGCTCCATGTAGATCTCGAGATATTTGGTCATAAAGTCATGGTATTAGGATTCTTTatcttattaattaataaacatGTGGTTAATCATCTTTAATCATCTTTAACAGCTCGAGATCCATACTTAATTAGTTTAAGAAGATAATTAATCTGTGAGACACTGTCATTACTCTTGGGGCTCCACCAACCCATCTTTAGGGCATGTATTATTACAGACACGAGTACTGTTCATTGCGAGTGAGAGTGTCGGTAGCCTTGTCACTGGCAGGGACCGTATAAGCTTTGCTTGACTTAGGTGTCAcgcaatttttatattattaacttTGTGTTATGATTGCTTTAAAAATTCTCATTTAGACCCGTTTTGATTAACCTTTATatctttgaaaattaagaaataacaaTTAAACTTGACTAGACATCCAATTAGGcataaaatagataaaatttattttgtattttatttttttcaataaattgtcaAACTTGTTAAATACTAAAATGACCATTCATTttatattacaatatatatattttaatacaattatgtattttttaaatataaatagacaatatttatattatataataaatttaattaaaatttttaaaaacgcCTAGCCCATGCCTAGACTCCTAGGCTCTATGCACCTACTTGCTAACGCCTTTTAAAATCTAACGTTTCTTATTAGTGTTACATTCTAGTGGTTCTTTTCAAGTTCAACTCACCAAAAAAAATAACGAGTAGTTTGCAGCGGGGCTGCTGCTTTTCTTGTTGATCCGTAAGAATCTGGACTGTAAGATCCGGATACCTTCTTCGTTTGCCTTCGGTTTCAGCGTTtcccataaaaaaattaataaaaaaaaatatttgaagttgttgtcaaatttgacaacaatcTTTGCTGTCAATCCATGTTAGCGCCATATAAGAATTGACATTTCGGTTGAAGAATATTAATATAGTCTTTTATTACTGTTATAACTTATGTGAATATTTTGACATCCACTTTGAAGATGATCTTAAAGATCTATAGTTTAAATacttttgtttgttaaaaaagcATCCAGTTCAGTCGGTGCATCGTAAAATTTCTGATTACAAAGTGACAAATTTGAGCACAAATTGAGAGAATTAAAGCTCAAGTCTGGTAGTTATTTAGAGCAGTGAAGACAAGAGGTGGTCAAAAGCACCACATGCAATTGCCCCAAATAGCAACAAGTGTCGCATATTTTAATACCATTTGTCCATCTCTCCTTTTATTTAAAGAGCCTCTCAGCTCAGTGAACTTTACTGATATCACCACCAGCATAAGCAGAAGCAGAAAAccatggcttcttcttcttcttcttccaccagaACTCTCTTGTTCTTCTTTGCTTTGCTTTCTCTCTCAGCAGTTTCTTACCTTGCTGAGAGCAATGAGCAGGATCCAGGTCTTGTCATGGACTTCTACAGGGACACGTGTCCTCAGGCTGAAGAGGTCATCAGAGAACAAGTCAAGCTTCTCTACAAGCGCCACAAGAACACCGCCTTCTCTTGGCTCAGAAACATCTTTCATGACTGTGCTGTCCAGGTATACATTCATTCATATGAGTCACTTTTTTTCGTAATTATCTGCCGGAGAAACTTATCTACACCATAAATGACTCTGTCGTTTATGTCAAGCCACGTACTAACACACTGTTAGGTGTTTTAAGACTCGTTTGAGACTCTTTTTGTAGGCAATGTTTAGCTTGAAAGTGCTTAtgctagaagtgcttttattGTAAACATGTCCTAATTTTTCTCAGAAAATCCAAGTACTTCTTGGAAAAAGCACTTGAAAGAACTTTTAGCCCCTTCTTGAGATGCCGCCACAATAACTCCCGTAATTTGCTCTGTGTTTCTACTAGTGAAATTATTAACCAAGTGTTTTCTTTATGCAGTCATGTGATGCATCTCTGCTGCTGGACTCAACAAGGAGATCGTTGTCTGAGAAGGAGATGGACAGGAGCTTCGGGATGAGAAACTTTAGGTACATTGAAGAGATTAAAGAAGCTTTGGAGAGGGAGTGCCCTGGTGTTGTTTCCTGCTCAGATATTCTTGTATTGTCTGCCAGAGAGGGTGTTGTTAGGGTATATTTTCTCTATACCTAATTTCTCTTGCTTTGACTTTCTGCTTTTATCTACTTTTGGTTCACAACTATGTTCTGTAAAATCAGAGATCTGAAGttggttaaatttttttctcaaatctAATTTAGTAATTTACCTTTTTAATATAAAGGTCAAAATTGCGAAGAATTAGTACTCAGATCTATTTACTTTCTTAccttttttatgttgttttgctAAACTGTTGAAGTAAATATTTAACTAAACCATATTTTTGACTTAATTACCGTGTTCTCAGCTAGGAGGCCCATTCATTCCTCTTAAAACTGGAAGACGAGATGGAAGGAGAAGCAGAGCTGAGATCCTTGAGCAATACCTTCCTGACCACAATGAGAGCATGTCCGTTGTCCTTGAGAAGTTTGCTGACATGGGCATTGACACCCCCGGTGTGGTCGCCCTTCTAGGTATATATGCTCTAGAAAAGCTTTTACTAGAAGCGCTTTCaaatgttaaaataaaaatctaagtgCTTTCTGAGAAAAATCGTTCTTTAGGAAACACTTTTAAGTGTTGTTTCAACCCAAAAGCATTTTTAGGCCTCGGTTGAGAGTGCTTCTTTATAAATCGCTTGTGCTATAAGTGCTTCTATGATCCAAACGAATTTTTTTAGAGAAACATGGTTATAATTGTTTTTTGTTCTCTagtaatttttatataaaacattatCAGAAACACTAAAATATTTGGTCTTATTTATTGTAACCAATTACAGGAGCTCACAGCGTTGGAAGAACACACTGTGTGAAGCTGGTGCACCGGTTGTACCCAGAGGTTGACCCTCAGCTCAACCCTGATCATGTCCCTCACATGCTCAAGAAGTGCCCTGATGCTATCCCCGACCCCAAAGCCGTTCAGTACGTGAGAAATGACCGTGGTACCCCCATGATCTTCGATAATAACTACTACAGAAACATCTTGGACAACAAGGGTTTGATGATGGTGGACCACCAGCTAGCCACGGACAAGAGGACAAAACCCTACGTCAAAAAAATGGCCAAGAGCCAAGACTACTTCTTCAAGGAGTTTTCGAGAGCCTTCACCATTCTCTCCGAGAACAACCCTCTCACTGGAAACAAGGGCGAGATCCGACAGCAGTGCAATGTTGCCAACAAGATCCGCGACTAGAAAAAAGCAGCTTTTCCAAGAAGCACTTATCTTCTTAAGTTATGCAACTAATGGAGAAAACGTGTGCGACAAGTTGCTGGATAATAAGATGGTGTTTTTTTTTACCTAgatgtatgttttgtttttatggaAGTTGGTCAGTGCTAGGGTTAAAGGGCATGTGGTTTGTTGTTCATgtttgcccttgttcttgatGCACTGCTATGTAGGGTTTCGTTGTATCTGTTGGCTTCTTCTCTTGGGGTCAGATGGACATGATGGATGGATGTTGggatgtgtgtgtatttatggATGGTTTGAACTTTGACCATGTATTATGATGCATGAATTTCAATGATTATTGATGATTTATGCTTGCAAATTAAGCATCGTTTGCACATCATGATGATGTGAAACTAATTACATAATCAAAACCCATCCCGCGGCCTCGTGTATGGTTATGCTCGACTAATTTGACCTGGTGGATTGTTCTAATGGTAGCATATAAATTATTATCTATTGGATTCAAACTCTCTCTTTAATATAGTTTAAAGTAATAGTAT
This genomic stretch from Pyrus communis chromosome 2, drPyrComm1.1, whole genome shotgun sequence harbors:
- the LOC137726346 gene encoding peroxidase 42-like, translated to MASSSSSSTRTLLFFFALLSLSAVSYLAESNEQDPGLVMDFYRDTCPQAEEVIREQVKLLYKRHKNTAFSWLRNIFHDCAVQSCDASLLLDSTRRSLSEKEMDRSFGMRNFRYIEEIKEALERECPGVVSCSDILVLSAREGVVRLGGPFIPLKTGRRDGRRSRAEILEQYLPDHNESMSVVLEKFADMGIDTPGVVALLGAHSVGRTHCVKLVHRLYPEVDPQLNPDHVPHMLKKCPDAIPDPKAVQYVRNDRGTPMIFDNNYYRNILDNKGLMMVDHQLATDKRTKPYVKKMAKSQDYFFKEFSRAFTILSENNPLTGNKGEIRQQCNVANKIRD